A genomic segment from Glycine soja cultivar W05 chromosome 20, ASM419377v2, whole genome shotgun sequence encodes:
- the LOC114401291 gene encoding SAC3 family protein A-like isoform X1: MANEGSNAETLAPAEPHLFENRHVDANQHHPTSYVPTTTGSEAAPWTVHSSTGNGVYSNPTYQYDQHPQPPGRSIQDCQNVSSVAGNSSNLGTANVTQDYNAYASYPSSSNPYGYGSMGYSGYYNNYQQQPNHTYSQPVGAYQNTGAPYQPISSFQNTGSYAGSASYSSTYYNPADYQTTGGYQNSSGYGNQATMWNSGSYSSHPYTNYTPDSGGSYSSGAATTSVQYQQQYKQWADYYNQTEVSCAPGTENLSVTSSSTLDCPIPAVTSGYATPNSQPPQSYPPFWRQESSSSSIPSFQPATVNSGDRDGYWKHGAQSSQIQQTNPIQPNYQSPLDLKSSYDKFQDQQKTVSSQRTNLYLPPPPPPPLPSQLVNLAPVQSVSSPDAKRVSKLQIPTNPRIASNLTFGQPKAEKDSSTTSSAPKPVYIAVSLPKPSEKISSNDAANSILKPGMFPKSLRGYVERALARCKDDKQMVACQAVMKEIITKATADGTLNTRNWDMEPLFPMPDADVINKDSSMSLAQDSLLPKFKKSPRRSKSRWEPMPEEKPVDNPMLISNDTVKYSNWVPNEKDRKVAVENKESKDGLRNTKFSPLLQRLSSKALQRPFKKQRLTDASIASENGDASSDSDKEQSLTAYYSAAMTFSDTPEERKRRENRSKRFDLGQGRRTENNHSRKKHAGGGSFYNRRASALVLSKSFDDGASKAVEDIDWDALTVKGTCQEIEKRYLRLTSAPDPATVRPEEVLEKALLMIQNSQKNYLYKCDQLKSIRQDLTVQRIRNQLTVKVYETHARLALEFGDLFEYNQCQSQLQTLYAEGIEGSDMEFAAYNLLCVIMHSNNNRDLVSSMARLSHEAKKDEAVKHALAVRAAVTSGNYIAFFRLYKAAPNLNTCLMDLYVEKMRYKAVNCMCRSYRPTLPVSYISQVLGFSTGVATNGVSDERETDALEECSEWLKAHGASIITDNNGDMLLDTKVSSSNLFVPEPEDAVAHGDANLAVDDFLARAPL; the protein is encoded by the exons ATGGCCAACGAAGGAAGTAATGCCGAGACCTTAGCTCCTGCGGAGCCACATCTGTTCGAG AATCGGCATGTTGATGCTAACCAACATCATCCAACTTCCTATGTTCCCACTACAACTGGGTCTGAAGCTGCGCCATGGACTGTTCATAGCTCTACAGGAAATGGAGTTTATTCTAATCCAACCTACCAGTATGATCAGCATCCACAGCCACCTGGAAGAAGCATTCAAGATTGTCAAAATGTATCATCAGTTGCTGGTAATTCATCAAATTTGGGAACAGCTAATGTAACCCAAGATTACAATGCTTACGCATCATACCCAAGTTCTTCTAATCCATATGGTTATGGCAGCATGGGATACTCAGGCTACTATAACAACTATCAGCAGCAACCTAATCATACCTATTCACAGCCTGTAGGAGCATATCAAAACACAGGTGCTCCTTATCAGCCTATTTCCTCCTTTCAGAATACCGGGTCTTATGCTGGATCCGCAAGTTATTCAAGCACTTATTACAATCCTGCTGATTATCAGACTACCGGAGGTTACCAAAACAGCAGCGGATATGGAAATCAAGCAACTATGTGGAACAGTGGCAGTTATTCTTCTCATCCATATACTAACTACACCCCAGATTCCGGTGGTTCTTATAGTTCTGGTGCTGCCACTACTTCAGTGCAGTATCAGCAACAATACAAACAGTGGGCAGATTACTACAATCAAACAGAAGTCAGCTGTGCACCAGGGACAGAGAACTTATCTGTCACAAGTTCATCTACTTTGGATTGTCCTATTCCTGCAGTTACTAGTGGTTATGCGACTCCAAATAGCCAGCCTCCACAATCATATCCACCATTTTGGAGGCAAGAGTCCAGTTCTTCTTCCATACCTTCTTTTCAG CCTGCCACAGTAAATAGTGGTGATCGTGATGGTTACTGGAAACATGGAGCCCAAAGTTCTCAGATACAACAAACTAATCCTATTCAACCAAACTATCAAAGTCCTTTGGATTTAAAATCTTCTTATGATAAATTTCAGGATCAACAGAAGACTGTATCTTCTCAACGAACCAATTTGTACCTTCCTccaccaccgccaccacctctccCCTCTCAACTGGTGAATCTGGCACCTGTACAAAGTGTTTCGTCTCCAGATGCAAAACGGGTAAGCAAACTTCAAATTCCTACAAATCCTCGAATTGCTTCAAATTTGACATTTGGACAGCCCAAAGCCGAAAAAGATAGCTCTACAACCAGTTCAGCACCAAAACCTGTGTATATTGCTGTTTCGTTGCCAAAGCCAAGTGAGAAAATATCATCTAATGATGCTGCTAATTCTATACTTAAG CCTGGTATGTTTCCCAAGTCTTTACGTGGCTATGTTGAAAGAGCTTTGGCACGTTGTAAAGATGATAAGCAAATGGTCGCATGTCAGGCTGTCATGAAGGAG ATAATCACTAAGGCAACGGCTGATGGTACTCTCAACACACGAAATTGGGATATGGAACCACTTTTCCCAATGCCAGATGCTGATGTGATCAATAAAGA TAGTTCAATGTCGTTAGCCCAGGATTCTTTATTgccaaagtttaaaaaaagtcCTAGACGATCTAAAAGTAGGTGGGAGCCAATGCCAGAGGAGAAGCCAGTTGACAATCCAATGTTAATCAGTAATGATACTGTAAAATACAGTAATTGGGTACCTAATGAAAAGGACAGAAAG GTGGCAGTGGAAAACAAAGAAAGCAAGGATGGGTTGAGGAATACTAAATTTTCTCCATTACTGCAGAGATTATCTAGTAAGGCTCTTCAAAGGCCATTTAAGAAGCAGCGTCTTACAGATGCTTCTATTGCTTCTGAAAATGGTGATGCATCTAGTGATAGCGACAAGGAACAAAGTTTGACGGCATATTATTCTGCTGCAATGACTTTTAGTGATACACCAGAGGAAAGGAAGAGACGTGAAAACCGTTCCAAGCGATTTGATTTAGGACAAGGGCGTCGAACAGAAAATAATCACTCAAGGAAAAAACATGCCGGGGGTGGAAGCTTTTACAATAGAAGGGCTAGTGCCTTGGTGCTGAGCAAAAGCTTTGACGATGGTGCCAGCAAAGCTGTTGAGGATATTGACTGGGATGCTCTAACTGTGAAGGGTACTTGCCAGGAAATTGAAAAGCGTTACCTTCGCCTAACTTCTGCACCTGATCCTGCCACT GTAAGACCTGAAGAGGTTCTTGAAAAAGCACTATTGATGATTCAAAATTCCCAGAAGAATTACCTCTATAAATGTGACCAGTTAAAGTCTATTCGCCAAGACCTAACTGTTCAACGAATACGCAATCAATTAACAGTCAAG GTGTATGAAACACATGCCCGATTGGCACTGGAATTTGGGGACCTGTTTGAGTATAATCAG TGCCAATCTCAGTTGCAAACTCTTTATGCCGAAGGCATTGAGGGGTCTGATATGGAATTTGCCGCTTACAACTTGCTTTGTGTCATAATGCATTCAAATAATAACAGAGATCTTGTATCATCAATGGCAAG GTTATCTCACGAAGCAAAGAAGGATGAAGCTGTAAAACATGCCCTTGCCGTTCGTGCTGCTGTAACTTCAGGAAATTATATTGCATTCTTTAGACTGTACAAAGCAGCTCCTAACTTAAACACCTGCCTTATGG ATCTCTATGTTGAAAAGATGCGCTATAAGGCTGTGAACTGCATGTGCCGGTCATATCGTCCAACTCTACCTGTTTCATACATTTCTCAGGTTCTTGGGTTTTCAACTGGCGTGGCCACAAATGGAGTGAGCGATGAGAGAGAGACAGATGCATTGGAAGAGTGTTCAGAATGGTTGAAAGCACATGGGGCCAGCATAATTACTGATAACAACGGAGATATGCTGCTAGATACAAAA GTTTCATCATCTAATCTGTTTGTGCCAGAGCCAGAGGATGCTGTTGCCCACGGAGATGCCAATCTTGCTGTTGATGACTTTTTAGCAAGAGCGCCTTTATAG
- the LOC114401291 gene encoding SAC3 family protein A-like isoform X2, with protein sequence MANEGSNAETLAPAEPHLFENRHVDANQHHPTSYVPTTTGSEAAPWTVHSSTGNGVYSNPTYQYDQHPQPPGRSIQDCQNVSSVAGNSSNLGTANVTQDYNAYASYPSSSNPYGYGSMGYSGYYNNYQQQPNHTYSQPVGAYQNTGAPYQPISSFQNTGSYAGSASYSSTYYNPADYQTTGGYQNSSGYGNQATMWNSGSYSSHPYTNYTPDSGGSYSSGAATTSVQYQQQYKQWADYYNQTEVSCAPGTENLSVTSSSTLDCPIPAVTSGYATPNSQPPQSYPPFWRQESSSSSIPSFQPATVNSGDRDGYWKHGAQSSQIQQTNPIQPNYQSPLDLKSSYDKFQDQQKTVSSQRTNLYLPPPPPPPLPSQLVNLAPVQSVSSPDAKRVSKLQIPTNPRIASNLTFGQPKAEKDSSTTSSAPKPVYIAVSLPKPSEKISSNDAANSILKPGMFPKSLRGYVERALARCKDDKQMVACQAVMKEIITKATADGTLNTRNWDMEPLFPMPDADVINKDSMSLAQDSLLPKFKKSPRRSKSRWEPMPEEKPVDNPMLISNDTVKYSNWVPNEKDRKVAVENKESKDGLRNTKFSPLLQRLSSKALQRPFKKQRLTDASIASENGDASSDSDKEQSLTAYYSAAMTFSDTPEERKRRENRSKRFDLGQGRRTENNHSRKKHAGGGSFYNRRASALVLSKSFDDGASKAVEDIDWDALTVKGTCQEIEKRYLRLTSAPDPATVRPEEVLEKALLMIQNSQKNYLYKCDQLKSIRQDLTVQRIRNQLTVKVYETHARLALEFGDLFEYNQCQSQLQTLYAEGIEGSDMEFAAYNLLCVIMHSNNNRDLVSSMARLSHEAKKDEAVKHALAVRAAVTSGNYIAFFRLYKAAPNLNTCLMDLYVEKMRYKAVNCMCRSYRPTLPVSYISQVLGFSTGVATNGVSDERETDALEECSEWLKAHGASIITDNNGDMLLDTKVSSSNLFVPEPEDAVAHGDANLAVDDFLARAPL encoded by the exons ATGGCCAACGAAGGAAGTAATGCCGAGACCTTAGCTCCTGCGGAGCCACATCTGTTCGAG AATCGGCATGTTGATGCTAACCAACATCATCCAACTTCCTATGTTCCCACTACAACTGGGTCTGAAGCTGCGCCATGGACTGTTCATAGCTCTACAGGAAATGGAGTTTATTCTAATCCAACCTACCAGTATGATCAGCATCCACAGCCACCTGGAAGAAGCATTCAAGATTGTCAAAATGTATCATCAGTTGCTGGTAATTCATCAAATTTGGGAACAGCTAATGTAACCCAAGATTACAATGCTTACGCATCATACCCAAGTTCTTCTAATCCATATGGTTATGGCAGCATGGGATACTCAGGCTACTATAACAACTATCAGCAGCAACCTAATCATACCTATTCACAGCCTGTAGGAGCATATCAAAACACAGGTGCTCCTTATCAGCCTATTTCCTCCTTTCAGAATACCGGGTCTTATGCTGGATCCGCAAGTTATTCAAGCACTTATTACAATCCTGCTGATTATCAGACTACCGGAGGTTACCAAAACAGCAGCGGATATGGAAATCAAGCAACTATGTGGAACAGTGGCAGTTATTCTTCTCATCCATATACTAACTACACCCCAGATTCCGGTGGTTCTTATAGTTCTGGTGCTGCCACTACTTCAGTGCAGTATCAGCAACAATACAAACAGTGGGCAGATTACTACAATCAAACAGAAGTCAGCTGTGCACCAGGGACAGAGAACTTATCTGTCACAAGTTCATCTACTTTGGATTGTCCTATTCCTGCAGTTACTAGTGGTTATGCGACTCCAAATAGCCAGCCTCCACAATCATATCCACCATTTTGGAGGCAAGAGTCCAGTTCTTCTTCCATACCTTCTTTTCAG CCTGCCACAGTAAATAGTGGTGATCGTGATGGTTACTGGAAACATGGAGCCCAAAGTTCTCAGATACAACAAACTAATCCTATTCAACCAAACTATCAAAGTCCTTTGGATTTAAAATCTTCTTATGATAAATTTCAGGATCAACAGAAGACTGTATCTTCTCAACGAACCAATTTGTACCTTCCTccaccaccgccaccacctctccCCTCTCAACTGGTGAATCTGGCACCTGTACAAAGTGTTTCGTCTCCAGATGCAAAACGGGTAAGCAAACTTCAAATTCCTACAAATCCTCGAATTGCTTCAAATTTGACATTTGGACAGCCCAAAGCCGAAAAAGATAGCTCTACAACCAGTTCAGCACCAAAACCTGTGTATATTGCTGTTTCGTTGCCAAAGCCAAGTGAGAAAATATCATCTAATGATGCTGCTAATTCTATACTTAAG CCTGGTATGTTTCCCAAGTCTTTACGTGGCTATGTTGAAAGAGCTTTGGCACGTTGTAAAGATGATAAGCAAATGGTCGCATGTCAGGCTGTCATGAAGGAG ATAATCACTAAGGCAACGGCTGATGGTACTCTCAACACACGAAATTGGGATATGGAACCACTTTTCCCAATGCCAGATGCTGATGTGATCAATAAAGA TTCAATGTCGTTAGCCCAGGATTCTTTATTgccaaagtttaaaaaaagtcCTAGACGATCTAAAAGTAGGTGGGAGCCAATGCCAGAGGAGAAGCCAGTTGACAATCCAATGTTAATCAGTAATGATACTGTAAAATACAGTAATTGGGTACCTAATGAAAAGGACAGAAAG GTGGCAGTGGAAAACAAAGAAAGCAAGGATGGGTTGAGGAATACTAAATTTTCTCCATTACTGCAGAGATTATCTAGTAAGGCTCTTCAAAGGCCATTTAAGAAGCAGCGTCTTACAGATGCTTCTATTGCTTCTGAAAATGGTGATGCATCTAGTGATAGCGACAAGGAACAAAGTTTGACGGCATATTATTCTGCTGCAATGACTTTTAGTGATACACCAGAGGAAAGGAAGAGACGTGAAAACCGTTCCAAGCGATTTGATTTAGGACAAGGGCGTCGAACAGAAAATAATCACTCAAGGAAAAAACATGCCGGGGGTGGAAGCTTTTACAATAGAAGGGCTAGTGCCTTGGTGCTGAGCAAAAGCTTTGACGATGGTGCCAGCAAAGCTGTTGAGGATATTGACTGGGATGCTCTAACTGTGAAGGGTACTTGCCAGGAAATTGAAAAGCGTTACCTTCGCCTAACTTCTGCACCTGATCCTGCCACT GTAAGACCTGAAGAGGTTCTTGAAAAAGCACTATTGATGATTCAAAATTCCCAGAAGAATTACCTCTATAAATGTGACCAGTTAAAGTCTATTCGCCAAGACCTAACTGTTCAACGAATACGCAATCAATTAACAGTCAAG GTGTATGAAACACATGCCCGATTGGCACTGGAATTTGGGGACCTGTTTGAGTATAATCAG TGCCAATCTCAGTTGCAAACTCTTTATGCCGAAGGCATTGAGGGGTCTGATATGGAATTTGCCGCTTACAACTTGCTTTGTGTCATAATGCATTCAAATAATAACAGAGATCTTGTATCATCAATGGCAAG GTTATCTCACGAAGCAAAGAAGGATGAAGCTGTAAAACATGCCCTTGCCGTTCGTGCTGCTGTAACTTCAGGAAATTATATTGCATTCTTTAGACTGTACAAAGCAGCTCCTAACTTAAACACCTGCCTTATGG ATCTCTATGTTGAAAAGATGCGCTATAAGGCTGTGAACTGCATGTGCCGGTCATATCGTCCAACTCTACCTGTTTCATACATTTCTCAGGTTCTTGGGTTTTCAACTGGCGTGGCCACAAATGGAGTGAGCGATGAGAGAGAGACAGATGCATTGGAAGAGTGTTCAGAATGGTTGAAAGCACATGGGGCCAGCATAATTACTGATAACAACGGAGATATGCTGCTAGATACAAAA GTTTCATCATCTAATCTGTTTGTGCCAGAGCCAGAGGATGCTGTTGCCCACGGAGATGCCAATCTTGCTGTTGATGACTTTTTAGCAAGAGCGCCTTTATAG
- the LOC114401291 gene encoding SAC3 family protein A-like isoform X3: MGYSGYYNNYQQQPNHTYSQPVGAYQNTGAPYQPISSFQNTGSYAGSASYSSTYYNPADYQTTGGYQNSSGYGNQATMWNSGSYSSHPYTNYTPDSGGSYSSGAATTSVQYQQQYKQWADYYNQTEVSCAPGTENLSVTSSSTLDCPIPAVTSGYATPNSQPPQSYPPFWRQESSSSSIPSFQPATVNSGDRDGYWKHGAQSSQIQQTNPIQPNYQSPLDLKSSYDKFQDQQKTVSSQRTNLYLPPPPPPPLPSQLVNLAPVQSVSSPDAKRVSKLQIPTNPRIASNLTFGQPKAEKDSSTTSSAPKPVYIAVSLPKPSEKISSNDAANSILKPGMFPKSLRGYVERALARCKDDKQMVACQAVMKEIITKATADGTLNTRNWDMEPLFPMPDADVINKDSSMSLAQDSLLPKFKKSPRRSKSRWEPMPEEKPVDNPMLISNDTVKYSNWVPNEKDRKVAVENKESKDGLRNTKFSPLLQRLSSKALQRPFKKQRLTDASIASENGDASSDSDKEQSLTAYYSAAMTFSDTPEERKRRENRSKRFDLGQGRRTENNHSRKKHAGGGSFYNRRASALVLSKSFDDGASKAVEDIDWDALTVKGTCQEIEKRYLRLTSAPDPATVRPEEVLEKALLMIQNSQKNYLYKCDQLKSIRQDLTVQRIRNQLTVKVYETHARLALEFGDLFEYNQCQSQLQTLYAEGIEGSDMEFAAYNLLCVIMHSNNNRDLVSSMARLSHEAKKDEAVKHALAVRAAVTSGNYIAFFRLYKAAPNLNTCLMDLYVEKMRYKAVNCMCRSYRPTLPVSYISQVLGFSTGVATNGVSDERETDALEECSEWLKAHGASIITDNNGDMLLDTKVSSSNLFVPEPEDAVAHGDANLAVDDFLARAPL; the protein is encoded by the exons ATGGGATACTCAGGCTACTATAACAACTATCAGCAGCAACCTAATCATACCTATTCACAGCCTGTAGGAGCATATCAAAACACAGGTGCTCCTTATCAGCCTATTTCCTCCTTTCAGAATACCGGGTCTTATGCTGGATCCGCAAGTTATTCAAGCACTTATTACAATCCTGCTGATTATCAGACTACCGGAGGTTACCAAAACAGCAGCGGATATGGAAATCAAGCAACTATGTGGAACAGTGGCAGTTATTCTTCTCATCCATATACTAACTACACCCCAGATTCCGGTGGTTCTTATAGTTCTGGTGCTGCCACTACTTCAGTGCAGTATCAGCAACAATACAAACAGTGGGCAGATTACTACAATCAAACAGAAGTCAGCTGTGCACCAGGGACAGAGAACTTATCTGTCACAAGTTCATCTACTTTGGATTGTCCTATTCCTGCAGTTACTAGTGGTTATGCGACTCCAAATAGCCAGCCTCCACAATCATATCCACCATTTTGGAGGCAAGAGTCCAGTTCTTCTTCCATACCTTCTTTTCAG CCTGCCACAGTAAATAGTGGTGATCGTGATGGTTACTGGAAACATGGAGCCCAAAGTTCTCAGATACAACAAACTAATCCTATTCAACCAAACTATCAAAGTCCTTTGGATTTAAAATCTTCTTATGATAAATTTCAGGATCAACAGAAGACTGTATCTTCTCAACGAACCAATTTGTACCTTCCTccaccaccgccaccacctctccCCTCTCAACTGGTGAATCTGGCACCTGTACAAAGTGTTTCGTCTCCAGATGCAAAACGGGTAAGCAAACTTCAAATTCCTACAAATCCTCGAATTGCTTCAAATTTGACATTTGGACAGCCCAAAGCCGAAAAAGATAGCTCTACAACCAGTTCAGCACCAAAACCTGTGTATATTGCTGTTTCGTTGCCAAAGCCAAGTGAGAAAATATCATCTAATGATGCTGCTAATTCTATACTTAAG CCTGGTATGTTTCCCAAGTCTTTACGTGGCTATGTTGAAAGAGCTTTGGCACGTTGTAAAGATGATAAGCAAATGGTCGCATGTCAGGCTGTCATGAAGGAG ATAATCACTAAGGCAACGGCTGATGGTACTCTCAACACACGAAATTGGGATATGGAACCACTTTTCCCAATGCCAGATGCTGATGTGATCAATAAAGA TAGTTCAATGTCGTTAGCCCAGGATTCTTTATTgccaaagtttaaaaaaagtcCTAGACGATCTAAAAGTAGGTGGGAGCCAATGCCAGAGGAGAAGCCAGTTGACAATCCAATGTTAATCAGTAATGATACTGTAAAATACAGTAATTGGGTACCTAATGAAAAGGACAGAAAG GTGGCAGTGGAAAACAAAGAAAGCAAGGATGGGTTGAGGAATACTAAATTTTCTCCATTACTGCAGAGATTATCTAGTAAGGCTCTTCAAAGGCCATTTAAGAAGCAGCGTCTTACAGATGCTTCTATTGCTTCTGAAAATGGTGATGCATCTAGTGATAGCGACAAGGAACAAAGTTTGACGGCATATTATTCTGCTGCAATGACTTTTAGTGATACACCAGAGGAAAGGAAGAGACGTGAAAACCGTTCCAAGCGATTTGATTTAGGACAAGGGCGTCGAACAGAAAATAATCACTCAAGGAAAAAACATGCCGGGGGTGGAAGCTTTTACAATAGAAGGGCTAGTGCCTTGGTGCTGAGCAAAAGCTTTGACGATGGTGCCAGCAAAGCTGTTGAGGATATTGACTGGGATGCTCTAACTGTGAAGGGTACTTGCCAGGAAATTGAAAAGCGTTACCTTCGCCTAACTTCTGCACCTGATCCTGCCACT GTAAGACCTGAAGAGGTTCTTGAAAAAGCACTATTGATGATTCAAAATTCCCAGAAGAATTACCTCTATAAATGTGACCAGTTAAAGTCTATTCGCCAAGACCTAACTGTTCAACGAATACGCAATCAATTAACAGTCAAG GTGTATGAAACACATGCCCGATTGGCACTGGAATTTGGGGACCTGTTTGAGTATAATCAG TGCCAATCTCAGTTGCAAACTCTTTATGCCGAAGGCATTGAGGGGTCTGATATGGAATTTGCCGCTTACAACTTGCTTTGTGTCATAATGCATTCAAATAATAACAGAGATCTTGTATCATCAATGGCAAG GTTATCTCACGAAGCAAAGAAGGATGAAGCTGTAAAACATGCCCTTGCCGTTCGTGCTGCTGTAACTTCAGGAAATTATATTGCATTCTTTAGACTGTACAAAGCAGCTCCTAACTTAAACACCTGCCTTATGG ATCTCTATGTTGAAAAGATGCGCTATAAGGCTGTGAACTGCATGTGCCGGTCATATCGTCCAACTCTACCTGTTTCATACATTTCTCAGGTTCTTGGGTTTTCAACTGGCGTGGCCACAAATGGAGTGAGCGATGAGAGAGAGACAGATGCATTGGAAGAGTGTTCAGAATGGTTGAAAGCACATGGGGCCAGCATAATTACTGATAACAACGGAGATATGCTGCTAGATACAAAA GTTTCATCATCTAATCTGTTTGTGCCAGAGCCAGAGGATGCTGTTGCCCACGGAGATGCCAATCTTGCTGTTGATGACTTTTTAGCAAGAGCGCCTTTATAG